The following nucleotide sequence is from Mangifera indica cultivar Alphonso chromosome 17, CATAS_Mindica_2.1, whole genome shotgun sequence.
ttaaaattattaaattatttgataatatatataaaatatatattcattgtataataaaataatgacacataattttattattcatatatatatatatatatatatatatatatatatatatatatatatatatatattgatttaggtttttttggatgtaaagttaaattattgaaaaaaaaaaaaaaacactttttattttaagattataaCGATGTAAGAATttataagttttgaaatatgaCCCACTGATTTGAAGAGCATATGGCGTTCGTCGACGACAAAGAGTTATGATTTGATGGCTTGTTCCCTCCGCAATTACACTTGTCGACAAAAGTACTTTAGTAGTGGtgcatattaataatttgtGGCCTTCCTTTCATTATCTCCTAGACTCAGTTTTATTACACCATTCATATCCATTGCTTTTTCCTTACTGGGTCTTGATATTAATTTGAACCATTGCAGTGAAGGTATCTTGTTCTATACCTCAAGTCTGACTTTATAACATATTTTCCAACTGttgcttatttttttcataagaaAGAGCTATTGTTTTAATCACAAACAGTGTAGCACTTACTACTACTTGCATGTTATCTGCCACTTGTACCTGGTACTCTCTGCTTCAAATTCTTAAAGCTATTTTAAGCATGCAAAATTCATATCCATTTGCTAAATTTCTGGTTCTTTGAGTTTTTGGTTGTTAAAAAGTGATTATGATGCTATACTGGTCATCTGTATGATTTGGCTTCTAATTATGTTTTGAGTATCTCAGTTTGCTTGTTTTTGAATAGGCTGTCTAGATGGATGAGCAGAGTGACGTGTACACAGTGGATGAGGCACTTGGTCATGTAGGGTTTGGGAAATTTCAATATCTTGTGCTTGGTTATGCTGGACTGGGTTGGGTTTCAGAAGCTATGGAGATTATGATCCTCTCTTTTGTTGGACCAGCGGTGAAGTCTGAGTGGGGGCTTTCATCAACTCAAGAGAGCCTTATATCTACTGCTGTTTTTGCTGGATTGGTGGTTGGAGCTTACTCTTGGGGTATTATATCAGACAACTTTGGAAGGAAGTATGcccttttgttttatttattctgTTTTCTTGATATCTGTCacatattttaacattatctGATGCAAATGAAAGTATTTATTCTTAGCCACATACATTTCTTTGCTTTAATTGGGGAACTTTTAATGTTTCCTAAGTCTATTTGAAGTTTTGACTGTTTGAGATAAAAATTGGTTCAATCTAAGTTTTTGGGATtggtaaaatttttgtttctgttgTTGGGTTATCAGGATTTTGTTCTGGAAATAGCAGAAAAAGcattaattatgattagaattcgaatttaagttatGACAAGCTTTCAGGTGAGGATATATAAAAGCTGATCTTTATCAAGTGGTACCTTTCCAATCAGCTTGATTCAGTGGATTCCTTTTATGCTTTGAGCAGCTCAAGATGAACAAGGTTCAGTAATGTTAGtactatttaaattttgtgGTCAAAGGatttagttttcatttgtttgCCCAGGGAAGGATTAACGACGCTGGACATGTAAGGTTGATCAACAATATGAAGCTCATGGAAGATCAAGATGAACAATTACCTCTAAAATTTCGGTTCTGtcttctatatatattattccTGTCCAATTAACCTCTTCTGATTATGCATGATTCTTCTCAATTGATGTATttctttgaaaagtttaaattagtGTTTCTGCTGATTTCTTCAATGCTTAGTGAATGTAAGCATGTGTATATTAAATATGTCATGCTGACCCTCTCGAGTTCAGTGTCCCATATagcatttaatcatatattcaTTCAGTTTCCAACTTTGGCTGATTAATGAGTTGACAATTATTCAAAATGCAGAGTCATTTGACTATTTTCGATTCCCACATTTACCTTTCTGCTTCATGATTTGGTCAGATTAATCAAATTGGTTTctcattattattcttttatgttTCCTTTCCAGGAAGGGTTTTCTGGGAATAGCAATGGTAACTGCTGGTGCTGGGCTGCTAAGTTCTTTCTCTCCAAATTATACATCGTTGGTGATTCTTCGTTGTTTGGTTGGTGTTGGCCTAGGCAGTGGGCACGTTTTCTTATCCTGGTTTCTAGAGTTCGTTCCTGCTTCTAATAGAGGCAAATGGATGGTTGTCTTTTCAGCTTTCTGGACCGTTGGATCAATTTCTGAGGCCGCACTTGCATGGGTATGTATTATGTCATGGTACTGTACTTCTGTAGTTTAATAGCAGCACCATTTGAACTTGTGGACCATTTCAGCTTATGGACCATTTGAACTCatgaataacaaaatttatgacCACCTAGACGTTGTACTACCTAAACTAGTTAGGACCATTAACATCACCAGTTGTTCGAAAGTGATTCTTTGTTTATTGTATCCATTTAGGGagattctttatttcttttttcccatGCATCTTCCCTTTTTCAGTTGAATAACTAAACTTGAAGCTAAGTATTCGAACACTGGAAAATTCAGTAAGTTCATTGCAATGCTTTGACAATGTGGATTGGCtaattgagtttgaaaattgaaCTAAGAGTTGTTGCAGAACATCAGAGTCTTATCTGCTGGCTTTGTTGGCCTGGTACTTCCTAAGGACGATTGACGATTAAATCTTGAAATCCATCACTAGATGATactatgtttaaattttgatcatGTGGGGGCCCAGAGTTCTCTTATATTGTTCATTCTTCCTGGGGACAAGAAATAGTTTTAAGATTATATCCATTTCAATATTCTGTCACCTCAACTGCAGACTGTCATGCCAAGATTGAACTGGAGGTGGTTACTTGCACTGTCCTCTGTTCCATCTTTTGTTGTGCTTTTTCTTCTTGGTCTTTCACCGGAATCTCCAAGGTATCTATGCATGAAAGGTAGAACAGCTGATGCACTTCATGTTCTAGAACATATGGCACAACTGAACGGACAAAAACTCCCAAATGGCATGCTTGTTTCCAATAAAACTGCATGGGATGAAGAATTTGGTACTCCTGGACATGTTCATCTTCTTACATTGGATGTCAACAAAACCACACAGCCGAAATCTGGCTTCTCAACATTTCTCATGCTATTCTCACCAAGATTAATTAGAACAACTGTTCTTCTGTCAATTTTACTCTTTGGAAATTCATTTGCTTATTATGCAATTGTATTGTTTGTCTCCGAGCTTAGCAGTGCGGAGAAAACTTGTAGCTCGACTATGCTACTTGCAAAAAATCTCCAGAGCTCTAGCCTCTACATAGAGTCATTCGTCACTAGCTTGGCAGGTACTTTTTCTAATGAGTTCCATATTATGATTTTGCGTTTGCAGTTTTCATTTGATATGAGATTCTCTTGCAGAGGTTCCTGGACTTCTTTTATCGGCAATTCTAGTTGATAAAGCTGGTCGCAAGCCTTctatttcaattatattcaCCCTAgcattcattattattttgccACTGATTATCAATCAGTCCAATATTTTAAGAACAAGCTTATTATTCGTAGCTCGCATGTGTGCTATGGGAACCTTCACAATCTCTTTAATATATGCCTCAGAGGTAAGCTTCTTAGAACTACTTACAGAACTTAATTGACTTCCAATGAACTTATTCGCCGCTAATTCTCATTTTACCGATAGTTATATCCAACTTCAATGAGGTCAACCGGCACTGGATCTGCAAACGCCATGGGAAGAATCGGAGGTATGGTTTGCCCTTTTGTTGCAGTTGCGCTGGTGGAGGGCTGCCATACCAAAGCTGCCATCATAGTGGTAGAGGGTGTAATAGCGATATCAGTAATATGTGTTCTATTGATCCCATTTGAAACAAGAGGAAAGGAATTGAGTGACATTGTAGATGTTGTACCAAATTCAAGACAAGTGACTGTTGGTCAGTGATAAGATCGTATGTATGTGAATATGATACGAGTACCATTATGTACGCAAACAATATGcagaaacaataatatattacaatatgattaagtagttttaaattaaaaataaaacaatactcaatcatatagtaacatgttattgtttatgttaaaaattgtacatattatttgtgtatacgATTTTGTTGATATGATATTGCACCGTTATGAAGCGTGAGTATGATTCaccaatattttctctttattctcAAGTGTAGCTTTCTATTGAAGCAGTTTTGCTTGCACCAATTAGAAATAAGCAATATCAAGCCTTGTGCAAGAGAGACTACAATATTGGTGAATGCAATTGGCCACGTAATTTTGTGTTCATTATGTGATATAAGTGAATGATGTTAAGTGGAAATGAATGATTGTGTGAATGAATTAAGAGGAGAAAAAGTTTTTAACATGGTTTGACCCGCTACTCAGAGTCAATATCCATATCCTATCTAATTTTTGAGAAATTGTttcaacataatatatatagttGTTACATAGTGGTAATCTTTTTATGCCCttaaaaggatttatagttcTTTTCTATCTCTATATATTCTATTGTATTTTTAGGACAAGGAGACGTattcattgttttatttattatatttaaatataaaattgaaattaatttactattttgttttatacaaagttatcTTATCCTAATTTAACAAAACTAGCTTAGATGAGTTAGTCCAATTGATGTAGGCTATGGTTATAGCGTAACCAAGCAAAAATGTTTTGCTCTTTTTCCCTTATTACTCTTCCTATATTTCGATGTATGTCTTCTTGAAATCGTagttcaattatttatatattaattgtgcTCACAACATGTGTACACAACCAATCTATATCATGAGAACTTACAATTGGTATTAAAACAggttttgaatttattatatttaatagatcCACTCATGGTTGCTTCTAGCTTACTTGTTTGATTTCTTATTCTACAACTTTTTTTAACCTCATAATGCATACATTATGTGAAGGTGGTTTAGCCACAAACCATCCATATAGGATATAATTAGCTATCTTTATTAGAAGACAAGATAAGAGCTTTCATAAAGTCGATTAATGAAAAAGATTGGATTTCAACTATTAATGAATGGAAACACCAgcaaattgaagaagaaataatAAGAATTAGAACTTGTAGAACAAAAGACTAATGTTGATGTAACATCTCTAATCCAATAGTTTaatttactatcaaaatattattcactttaaatatatagttCATTATAGTATTCCTTTTGgactttgcaacccaaaacacaTCTTGACAACTTAAGGCCTACAAATCTGACATCTCTCTTATGTTTTTGCAGACGTGGGATTTGTCTAAGGATGCCATATACAACCCCTTTTATGGGACTCAACGTCCTCACAAAGGTTTATTCCACCATCACTTAAGAAGACATGCGAAAtgactctaataccatttgtaacatccatgatctaataatttatcccactgtcaaaatattgtccactttagaGATATAGTCTATCatagttttgcttttgggttttGCAATCTAAAACTCATCTTGACAATGTAAGACCCACAAACCCAACATCTCTTCTGTGTTTTACTAATATGAGATTTATTTAAGGGAGTTACAGTTGATCAAAATGCCAAAATGTTGATTAAATGGATCTTGATGAATTGATCAACTTTTTTAACACTATGAGCTCACtttaaaatggtataaaaagAAGTCATGTATTACTCTTCACTCAAACACTTGGTTGAATATTGTTAGACTAAAAACGTTgactttaaaaatttggataataaaataattgtcaTGTTGACTAAGAATTATGCcaagtttcttaaaaaatacGAGAAAACCCAATGTTACAAGTAAAGGGAAACAAAATTTTGGcaaataaaattctaatcaaGTTTCAGGACTTggcaataatttaaaatttgttaaaagatattgaaaaaaaaaaaaacaagggaaTTCAATTTCGTGAATGTAAGAGTTATGATCACATACAAGCAAAATGTGCTAACTCttttaaaaagaaaggaaaagtgATCATTGTAAATGAATTTAATGAATCAAGATTTGTGgagatttttgtttaatttgttgcaAACATGTCTAAAATAACAAATGTTAGGATAGTCGAAAAATTTGATGACCTTTATGAATTCGATGATAAAGTTTATGGtgaacaataaaaaacatatcatCAAATGTAGTGGTTTAGAATAGTTCAAGAAGTCAGAGTGGTTGAAAACCTTTAGATTTCATCAATGACTTAGCACTAAGATGGGATTgatgaaatttatattgaaaacctATAAATTTCTTGGCAACCTGACACCATGGTGGGGTAAATGAAATTTGATGATGTTTGACTTCTTCACCAACTTCCTGTATGATAGAGAAGCGGATGGTGATGTTGTTATAGATGGTAAAGACAACTGAGTTGATTAAAAATGTGAGATTCTAATTAATGACTAGGGCTATGGTTTCCTAACTTTTGCTAGAATTGAATTGTAGATTCTCAAATCTATAAAAGGGTTCATCTATCATGTTTATAACATTGAGGTGAGTTTCATAAAaaagtttattctttttcacttttttttggtttaatttttggatagtgaaatttttattttacttttattgtgttacttttttatttaatgaagtttgattttagatagaaaaatataCATTCATGAGAAGgttgaaaagtgtttttaaactaaatattggatggaaaatgtaatttactcactGGATTTGTATAGATTGCTAGGATAGAGTTtagaataacaaatttataaaataaaaagtctaTTAGTATCTATAGGTAATtggatttataatttaagagaGCATTTGGGTGTAATGGATGCTAAACTTTCGGAATAAGAATACCTCCTAAGAAATTGCAAACTATTTCTTTAACTCACAccaaacaaaaacatatatatatatgattcaaacaaaaatatctaggccaaaagacttattatcaaaataattgtgAATTATTATGGATGGCCAAAATATctaagccaaaagacttgttcctgCTTAAGGTTAGGTGTAATGCCAAACTcacattttctaatttaaaaaaacccaaagtctcatatataagcaaaattttgttaaaattatcggttaaagttaaaagtaaaattattatttaataaaaaacttaaaaaattaattttttatcatattttttccctttaatttgaaaatctaaccaTTTTCTCtttactaaaaatttgaaaagttataatttCCCTATAGGGTTTTAAAACCATCACCAAAGACAGTGAAATTTGCCATCTTTAGCCACATTTGCTCTTCGTCTCGGCTTATGTCCCTCTAGCGATCAAACCTCTCTTTccgaagaaaaagaaatcaattttgttttgaatgaaGATAGTTGTCTTGtctcaaaagaaaacaaatcgTGTTTGTctccaataaaaacaaaaaaggtggGGAGGAAGTGATGATTGGTTGAGGGAGAAGAATGAAGGAATGTCAGCCAATGGTTGGGAAGGACTGAGttgttgaagagaaaaaaaaaaaactctatgaGAAAAATGATCATAgttcaaattttggatagacgaaaattgttagattttcaaactgagaagaaaaaatataataaaactttaactttttaactttttatattaaacaatgattttgcttttaactttacctaaaaattttaatggaatttgacatgagtgagattttatgtttttaaaagataaaggGTGTGAATTGATAGTACACTTAACTTCCGGTGGAAACAAACTTTTGGGCAAATATCTATGACCAGAAAATTAAATTCAGATGTGACAACACGCTAATGCTGTTGATTGTGATAGGGGTAGAGATGATATGGATGGAATTAATTCCACATGATgactataaaaatgaaaatataatcgGAGCCTTGTTATCTTAAAAGTAAAAGACATATTTACCATTGTGGGTGTTTGGTTTGTGTTTGAGAAAGTATaatcttgttaattttttttttattatttgaattattttatttaatttattaataataatgtgataaataatatagataataatctgattattatttctactttaagtattaaaagattatcaaagtaatcttatatttattataattttattcttatttattaattttttaaaactaaaatagccccattttaattaatataacaagtaatataaaatatattttaaaaaattatatctaatgatatttaagtaaaataatatcttaatattgtttcacaatatctaatcaaatataataattatttatatctatatatttttaccgaatatagtaataatttatacttaataatctttaagttaatctatttttatgataatctttatatttaataataaaatattacctaaaccaaacactacttatgtaatataatattgtataatataacaCTGTATTAATTATACTAATGTTTTATGTCAAATATATCcttgtttagtttttaaatcaatttttattaataactagaATAATAGGGTATGTCTTGTGTAACATAGTTAAGAATTTGAGTAAATAATACATACATttgtaatgaatt
It contains:
- the LOC123200746 gene encoding organic cation/carnitine transporter 7-like isoform X1, which codes for MDEQSDVYTVDEALGHVGFGKFQYLVLGYAGLGWVSEAMEIMILSFVGPAVKSEWGLSSTQESLISTAVFAGLVVGAYSWGIISDNFGRKKGFLGIAMVTAGAGLLSSFSPNYTSLVILRCLVGVGLGSGHVFLSWFLEFVPASNRGKWMVVFSAFWTVGSISEAALAWTVMPRLNWRWLLALSSVPSFVVLFLLGLSPESPRYLCMKGRTADALHVLEHMAQLNGQKLPNGMLVSNKTAWDEEFGTPGHVHLLTLDVNKTTQPKSGFSTFLMLFSPRLIRTTVLLSILLFGNSFAYYAIVLFVSELSSAEKTCSSTMLLAKNLQSSSLYIESFVTSLAEVPGLLLSAILVDKAGRKPSISIIFTLAFIIILPLIINQSNILRTSLLFVARMCAMGTFTISLIYASELYPTSMRSTGTGSANAMGRIGGMVCPFVAVALVEGCHTKAAIIVVEGVIAISVICVLLIPFETRGKELSDIVDVVPNSRQVTVGQ
- the LOC123200746 gene encoding organic cation/carnitine transporter 7-like isoform X2, translating into MKLMEDQDEQLPLKFRKGFLGIAMVTAGAGLLSSFSPNYTSLVILRCLVGVGLGSGHVFLSWFLEFVPASNRGKWMVVFSAFWTVGSISEAALAWTVMPRLNWRWLLALSSVPSFVVLFLLGLSPESPRYLCMKGRTADALHVLEHMAQLNGQKLPNGMLVSNKTAWDEEFGTPGHVHLLTLDVNKTTQPKSGFSTFLMLFSPRLIRTTVLLSILLFGNSFAYYAIVLFVSELSSAEKTCSSTMLLAKNLQSSSLYIESFVTSLAEVPGLLLSAILVDKAGRKPSISIIFTLAFIIILPLIINQSNILRTSLLFVARMCAMGTFTISLIYASELYPTSMRSTGTGSANAMGRIGGMVCPFVAVALVEGCHTKAAIIVVEGVIAISVICVLLIPFETRGKELSDIVDVVPNSRQVTVGQ